A genomic region of Pseudomonas sp. RSB 5.4 contains the following coding sequences:
- a CDS encoding alpha/beta fold hydrolase, which produces MPFFTVDGQALHYIDQGTGPAVLLAGSYLWDTAMWAPQIAALSPHYRVIALDLWGHGESGRLPPGTTSLDDIARQVEALLDHLQIEQITLAGLSVGGMWGVRLALSAPQRINGLVLMDTYVGVEPEPTRQYYFSLFKQIEESGEIAPQLLDIVVPIFFRPGIDPQSPLYQDFRAKLAAYTTDRLRESIVPMGRITFSRDDLLPRLGELNAATTLVLCGDQDKPRPPSEAQEMAELIGCPWVLVPEAGHISSLENPQFVNEVLFTFLAERNSQRS; this is translated from the coding sequence ATGCCTTTCTTCACGGTTGACGGACAAGCGCTGCACTACATTGATCAAGGCACCGGGCCAGCCGTCTTGCTGGCCGGCAGTTATCTGTGGGACACGGCCATGTGGGCACCCCAGATCGCTGCGCTGTCGCCGCACTACCGGGTGATTGCCCTGGACCTGTGGGGCCACGGCGAATCCGGGCGCTTGCCGCCAGGCACCACCTCGCTGGATGACATCGCACGACAGGTCGAGGCCTTGCTCGATCACCTGCAGATCGAGCAGATAACGCTGGCGGGGCTGTCGGTCGGCGGCATGTGGGGCGTGCGGCTGGCCTTGTCGGCCCCGCAGCGGATCAACGGGCTGGTGCTGATGGACACCTACGTCGGCGTCGAGCCTGAGCCAACCCGTCAATACTATTTTTCGCTGTTCAAGCAGATCGAGGAAAGCGGCGAGATTGCGCCACAGTTGCTCGACATCGTGGTGCCGATCTTCTTCCGTCCGGGCATCGATCCGCAGTCGCCGCTGTATCAGGACTTCCGCGCCAAACTGGCGGCCTACACCACGGATCGCCTGCGCGAAAGCATCGTGCCGATGGGCCGAATCACGTTCAGCCGTGATGACCTGTTGCCGCGCCTGGGCGAGCTGAACGCCGCGACCACCCTGGTGCTGTGCGGCGACCAGGACAAACCACGACCGCCCTCAGAGGCTCAGGAAATGGCCGAACTGATCGGTTGCCCGTGGGTGCTGGTGCCGGAGGCGGGGCATATCTCCAGTCTGGAGAATCCGCAGTTTGTGAACGAGGTGTTGTTTACCTTTTTGGCTGAGCGCAACTCGCAGCGCTCATGA